A genomic region of Dreissena polymorpha isolate Duluth1 chromosome 4, UMN_Dpol_1.0, whole genome shotgun sequence contains the following coding sequences:
- the LOC127879522 gene encoding uncharacterized protein LOC127879522, which produces MTSKTSRHPDITTQWTSSPVVKETRLGRGSCIGEALRCRGLSSETTTIILAAWRRGTLKQYDSAWRKWMSWCMCRETSPFNSSEVTVLQYLEHLRSINKSYSVLNTHKSMLMQTLPFFGNKWCKDCFLIQKFMKGVFHSRPPVPRYQFVWDVTLVLNFLKSLNPLCNLSLKMLTFKVVALLALGNAPRAQTLISMDLSCMKKEGAVLICVFPNLLKTTKLGRPYVMKIEHFKDEKLCILHSLLFYIRVTKPLRKSSKLFISYVTYKAVTSSTIARWLKSVLDLSGINTDYFKAHSFRSASTSAAYAKGCRLKDILSTADWTSDKNFKKFYLRESVDSKSFVNSVFSK; this is translated from the exons ATG ACTTCCAAGACATCGAGACATCCTGACATTACCACGCAATGGACAAGTTCACCCGTTGTCAAAGAGACTCGACTTGGTCGCGGCAGTTGTATCGGGGAGGCCCTCCGTTGTAGAGGACTTTCATCAGAGACTACAACCATCATCTTGGCTGCCTGGAGAAGAGGAACTCTCAAACAGTATGATTCTGCATGGCGGAAGTGGATGTCTTGGTGTATGTGCAGGGAAACTTCTCCCTTTAACTCATCTGAAGTAACTGTACTTCAATACTTGGAGCATTTAAGGTCTATTAACAAGTCATACTCTGTGTTGAACACTCATAAATCAATGTTAATGCAAACATTACCCTTTTTTGGAAATAAGTGGTGTAAAGACTGTTTTTTAATTCAGAAATTTATGAAGGGAGTTTTTCATTCTCGTCCTCCAGTACCTAGATACCAGTTTGTGTGGGATGTTACTCTTGTATtgaattttttaaagtctttGAATCCATTGtgtaatttatcattaaaaatgttaacatttaaagtgGTTGCACTTTTGGCATTAGGAAATGCACCTAGAGCTCAAACTTTGATTTCTATGGATTTGTCTTGTATGAAAAAAGAAGGGGCTGTGCTTATTTGTGTGTTTCCTAATTTATTGAAAACTACCAAGTTAGGTAGACCTTATGTTATGAAGATTGAACATTTTAAGGATGAAAAATTATGCATTTTGcattctttgttgttttatattagaGTTACGAAACCACTTAGGAAATCTTCAAAATTGTTCATTTCTTATGTGACTTATAAAGCAGTTACATCTAGTACTATTGCTAGATGGCTAAAGAGTGTGTTGGACCTTTCAGGTATAAACACTGATTATTTTAAAGCACATTCATTTCGAAGTGCCTCTACATCAGCTGCATATGCAAAAGGTTGTAGACTTAAAGACATCTTAAGTACAGCTGATTGGACATCAGATAAGAATTTTAAAAAGTTCTATTTGAGGGAGTCTGTGGATTCAAAAAGTTTTGTAAACAGCGTGTTTTCAAAGTaa